The genomic region CTGCCCGACCACACTGGCCTTGACCAATTGCCTCAATATGCCGTGCATCGCGTCACGGTCGGCGGCGCCGAGCGCCTCGACCAGCAGCTGCTCGCCGGCGTGCGGATCGGGATGGCTGATCGCAATGCGCCTCTTGTAGAGTTTTACGCGCGGGTTCGCGGCGGAGGCGCTGCGATCGGATGCCGCGAGCGGCGAAGTGATGTGGCGTTCGAGAGCTGTCGTCATGTGCTGTGTCCTTTTGCCGGCGCAGGCGCGAACGGCCCGTTCGCCGCTGCGCGCGAATGCGAATTTTGAAGTGTCGATGAAGGGGTTTAGGCGCAACGGGGTCGGGACGGCTTCGGCCTGGCAGGCCGTGACGCTCGCGATTGTTGCGATGATGCCAGTATGCCACTGTTTTGCCCGACGCACCAGGATTTATTTCGTAAATCCGAAAAGCTTCGTTCGTGCCCCGCAAGTCCTTGTTCTGACAGGGCCGGTCTACTGTGCATGGGGTTGTTTTCACACTTTTGTTTTGGACGCGGCGCGTACGTGCCGTGCCGCGGAATGCCGGCACGCAAACGCGATTGCGAAATCCGGTCCAGCCGCTCATCATGATCGTCGGAGGCGTCGCACCAACAAGCATGCACAAGCGGCGCCAAGAGGTCTGGGAGAGAACGAATGCAACGAACGGCCCGCCTGCTGGCAGTCATCGCAGGACTTTGCGCCTCGGCGCTGGCGACAGAGGCTCCCGCGCAGAAATATCCGTCGCGGCCGGTCAAGATCATGGTCGGCTTCAGCGCGGGCGGGCCGGTCGATGTCGTCGCGCGCATCATCGGCGATCGGCTCAGCAACAAGCTCGGCCAGCCCTTCGTGGTCGAGAACCGCGCCGGCGCCAACGGCATGATCGCGGCCGAAGGCGTCGCGCGCGCGGATGCGGACGGCTACACCATGCTCGCCTGCAACTCGTCGACGATCACGCTGAACAAGACGCTGTTCAGGGATATCCGCTACGATCCGCAAGTGGACTTTACGCCGCTCACCACCGTCGTGTCCGCGCCGCTCGTCCTCGTTGTCAATCCCGAGAATCCCAAGACGGCGAACATCAAGTCGGTGGCCGATCTCGTCGCTGCGGCCAAGGCCGCGCCCGGCGCGCTCGCCTACGGCTCCGGCGGCAACGGCAATCTTGCCCATCTCGCCATGGAGCTGCTCAGCCAGAAGGCCGGCATCAAGCTGATCCACGTGCCCTATCGCGGCGGCTCGGCCGCCGAGGTCGGCATCCTCGCGCAGGAGGTGCTGGCGGTGTTCGATCCGCTCTCCGCCGTGCCGCTGGTCAAGGCCGGCAAGCTGCGCGCGCTGGCAGTGTCCTCGGCCGAGCGGCTGCCGGCGCTGCCTGATGTGCCGACGATGGCGGAAGCCGGCTACCCCGGATTCGACATCTCGTTCTGGGTTGGCTTCTTCATGCCGAAGGCGACGCCCGCGCCGATCCTGGAAACCCTGCACCGGGAGATCGTCGCCGCCGCCAAGGATCCGGCGGCCGAGGAGAAGCTCGGCTCGCAGGGCGTCGTCAGCGTACTCAGCCCGGCCGACTACGCCGCGAAGATCGCCAAGGAGACCAAGGAACTCGCCGAGGTGGTCGCGGCTGCGAACATCAAGGCGGAATAGGGCGCGACGCGCTATCCGCCGATCAGCTGCTTCAGCCGGTCAAGCAGCGGACGTTGTCCTGCGTTGATCTTCTCCTGCGCCGCGTCGAGCGTGAACCATTCGGCGCGGTCGACTTCCGGAAAGGCCTGCCGCTTGCCGCTGCGCGGCGGCCATTCCATTTCGAACGTGTTGCTGCGGATGCGGCGCACGTCGAGATCGAGCTCTGTCGCGAAGGCGGTGACGAGCTTGCCCCCGCGCTGCCTGACCTCGCCAAGCGGGGTCAGCGGCACGGACAGCTCCTGTCCCAACTCCTCGGCGAACTCCCGTCGCGCGGCGGCCTCTGCATCGTCTCCGTCCGCGTACTCGCCCTTCGGGATCGACCAGGCGCCGAGATCCTTGTTGCGCCAGAACGGCCCTCCGGGATGGACGAGGAGCACCTCGATGTTCCCACGCTTGCGATAGGCGATGATCCCGGCACTCTTCGATGGCATTGCAGGTTCCGCAGAAGAGGCGCGGCCTTCCCTCGGGAAAAACTGGAACCGAGCGTTTTAGCGCAGGTTAGTAGCCATGTTCATTTGATGAAAGGGAGTGAACCATGATCCGCCTGTT from Bradyrhizobium sp. CB1015 harbors:
- a CDS encoding tripartite tricarboxylate transporter substrate binding protein, coding for MQRTARLLAVIAGLCASALATEAPAQKYPSRPVKIMVGFSAGGPVDVVARIIGDRLSNKLGQPFVVENRAGANGMIAAEGVARADADGYTMLACNSSTITLNKTLFRDIRYDPQVDFTPLTTVVSAPLVLVVNPENPKTANIKSVADLVAAAKAAPGALAYGSGGNGNLAHLAMELLSQKAGIKLIHVPYRGGSAAEVGILAQEVLAVFDPLSAVPLVKAGKLRALAVSSAERLPALPDVPTMAEAGYPGFDISFWVGFFMPKATPAPILETLHREIVAAAKDPAAEEKLGSQGVVSVLSPADYAAKIAKETKELAEVVAAANIKAE
- a CDS encoding NUDIX domain-containing protein, whose product is MPSKSAGIIAYRKRGNIEVLLVHPGGPFWRNKDLGAWSIPKGEYADGDDAEAAARREFAEELGQELSVPLTPLGEVRQRGGKLVTAFATELDLDVRRIRSNTFEMEWPPRSGKRQAFPEVDRAEWFTLDAAQEKINAGQRPLLDRLKQLIGG